The genomic stretch CTCTTTCGTCAAATCCTTCATAACGACCTGAAATGAAGGTAATTTCTTCTTTTGTAGCTAACTCATGAGCAATTTCTTGAGTAAAAGTTTTTCCTTGCGGAGAAACCAAAACTTTGTAACCACCACGATTTTTTAATGACTCCAAAGCAAGATCAATTGGTTCAACTTGCAATAAGAGACCATGACCTCCACCATAAATTTCATCATCTACTTTCCGGTGCTTACTTGTACTAAAATTGCGAAAATCAATAACTTGAAAATTTATTAATCCTTTTTGTCTTGCTTTATCAACAATACTTTCATTAATAAATGGTTCAAAGTATTTAGGGAATAAGGTTAGAAAATTGATTTTCA from Mycoplasmopsis gallopavonis encodes the following:
- the trmD gene encoding tRNA (guanosine(37)-N1)-methyltransferase TrmD: MKINFLTLFPKYFEPFINESIVDKARQKGLINFQVIDFRNFSTSKHRKVDDEIYGGGHGLLLQVEPIDLALESLKNRGGYKVLVSPQGKTFTQEIAHELATKEEITFISGRYEGFDERVVELVDVELSIGDYVLTGGELPSMVMADSIIRLIPGVIKQESHEFDSFQGIGLLDYPQYTRPREYKGMKVPEVLFNGNHKDIQEWKTKAQWEKTLRNRPDIIERIKKHEK